The following proteins are co-located in the Carassius carassius chromosome 39, fCarCar2.1, whole genome shotgun sequence genome:
- the LOC132121638 gene encoding BAH and coiled-coil domain-containing protein 1-like isoform X1 codes for MEGRDFAPPPHLLAERGALVHRGASRITPAGHTTVQHPGHFQPGKYYPSHIPMPPHSGSGLIGNSSASFMGMFLASSLGSPPSHPSGHPSSPSSLPYRSGSHSTAPSQIWFTHSHEAPGYPHFSGSLAPTFLPMSPLDHHGNSSVLYGQHCFYDSQKDFYLRSLPSQPHLLSTNHSLPPLSRTAPAHLLDSCNRDREPGSTASQKSSKEMGVAERRVAPGGKEKEKSKQESKQNRHHHGPPTLHHQHQHHPHHNPQDLEEDFRHKDDPKHLSSCLLSTKTHNGSDPGATTRGSLPSCVGPGASVLGTGRQTSGEGHCCKEGVSGEMRISEQPSDCLRHSAMLGHVHPLPYSMPPPLGLGSAMGGSWLHPSHPHHHHPHHPHPDLFCPPPPAPLTMPTAQVKSLARDSEVTGPTFVPSVGPQGDKTSGPFQLGNPHYRGVGGGMVAVGGSVGKETKTPERSSSGSRAATLLPPPSTCQRESSQQQHAYVKADKSPDWPPGPHSRTNEVQHSQNQHPHMVRSCSLDSSEESDTFRPSLPQGTKGGHQAKSSIYASTPPFQDCSHLSQSNRASSEGKGATDVECTLQRKSQRVARIRHQQHSNRASTDGQGPELEPGNSTQDKRKMSMESTSQIYSGHQTGTHSSSEVRGHPARLDEELHKAYNSLGAASQTSHGDRGPLPPLTAPQEATLGPQGPETNAMRSLIKYSSQQPQLFSQKSPFGGLGCLKQRAVTGEKSERNERNDKNGSVLNCTLQEVKQTLPPRRASSSGENEHSERAGKDSGEVQGEGEVRQPPVGIAVAVARQREPPCRLPDGHPTHRHHSRVLPSMKGVGRPVYPLEQEVDEHTKRVCEEQLGLPPYDRERELLLRENKDRVDFARIHPSSSCHGDLTSHLIVPGGSQLGTEPSAQANPAHHHWMPRTGSPSLWMGHSYGLSHAALHQNLTPGFSATMPSSLQPVLPLPQDPSAALVVLPTEPAAHPATHHLDVMEQQGLWPPVYGARGPASHMQHPAVYSRSQFLRQQDLYELQQHQHQQHRAAQAMELVHRHSHSQRKPEDPPIDLVEESFELHRSKHTKPFSVGPSTKLPPSSSSPGGCTSRLSPCCRSPAPRSNLKCTPCMPCPEPSPAVAAPRSPALSPPHATPRHLPKPVESQDKRSEGQPPQDYPQSLEPDLPPGYTYPAIAMGYKGGPSPQEVQLAEHVDLEAEQAEPAEPAPQPHLLSPKGKEPECHTGVGFPSRTSQEVDDVEDEGGVIEADGQVDATLSQTSLCPITDSTVVDPLPDGATMIPNRQASGIESPATAEDNKKKVEELQDSAMITTQDYHSVEPTKQDPERTAEDECTSPTDSSSPPFSPCPVPSALGSQYPGSCIWSLELLIAAALCATRDACMVVPVPMSGNTVAPNYGIELLSELAELERCQLQRNNREEDREDMLTFDLQSLATLAAARALELAPPIPIDSTPPIRRILNLRRKCKWTPRPEPVCPVKGTMETLDREELAMRVRLAELQRRYKEKQRELAKLQRKHDHQKEETSRSPARRGPGRPRKRKSMLAPLIPTDAPKKVKSAGAGAGLGLLTAEDLTGSGDKQRRMTSSPYHHLSSTQMKPHCRPRGRPRLLSTKFKQKACSQLKQKAKANRGSRLMNLLCHRETNTASAITEHLSREHSGKEEHTHNSKTGEHSDTAGSGAAVHLESDGKGTMMRRGARSKAILSSSLLPTRTQQLLCNTAVTDSKLEATKKGISPSDSDTEEEDDGIYVSEEGAEGIKNPSSKEQLSGVGCPSQCSIMKLEANHKAKNKMESQGFVSMNVSINKEEVKRRKAPCRLALVSADHYHSEQEVERRLTGPKGREGSRENTFDHIRVLKTSPTSREKTTRKSAVLLGKRKSCWLEALSSQYDNITWSRRIRNKQQAKGRAVSRLLESFAADEGFRIDDNTSFSEGDEEEEEEEEPEPIGSAILTLPNCILTKEILRDGLKVLISKEDELLYAAYVHTLDPPDIYSVVVEGERRNKQRIYSLEQLLQEAVLDVQPDTVEILTAGTRVCAYWSERSRCLYPGYVRKGGPGEEQKEGNIMVEFDDGDRGWISLSNIRLLPPGYQIHCAEPSPVHMLSPSCRRRKTSTLEKMTQQTDVSSECSANTEPRKIVMKAKSGRPKSVNAPSKTCASENVTGTASPLLCWPVAAMSRRKPSMDLFQFNGLAKKALRGKESDMFPLLSSTMTTPAKGIFSTSFEVDSFSSIANGCTSFGNQQLATGLTLGHKGVPGLRCRKSGDRKEFLVKLDHEGVTSPKTKNGKALLLLGNPEVQRGGRMEKGFGAKGIGELTSTMGYSKSVLLVKDAKRNSCHLRKSKHPQGLRLSEYADYGPNCHSGCLSSYSDMDEDEDARRAAMHTSGRFLSRLSISSSSSGSSSASSSGSLSSSSICSSDNDSSYSSDEEEASRFLLHGCLSSHHTLLQQQQQHPEPPTAPPRHTFGAKTLTISNSKTAVSSATGKPQKRKGIANNSSSIVQSKSSKDFPKKQKIPSSEGPPNSSSFMPGRQLWRWSGNPTQRRGLKGKARKLFYKAIVRGKDTVRVGDCAVFLSAGRPHLPFIGRIESLWESWSSNMVVKVKWFYHPEETKLGKRQRDGKHALYQSSHQDENDVQTISHKCQVVSRAEYERLSRIRKPNSNSQNLYYLAGTYDPTSGQLVTAEGESIIC; via the exons ccCCAGGGTATCCCCACTTTTCAGGGAGTCTAGCCCCCACCTTCCTGCCCATGAGCCCCCTggatcaccatggcaacagcagcGTACTCTATGGACAGCACTGTTTCTATGATTCTCAGAAAG ATTTCTATCTACGAAGCCTCCCGTCGCAGCCCCACCTTCTCTCCACAAATCACAGCCTCCCACCACTATCTAGGACTGCCCCTGCCCACCTGCTGGACTCCTGCAATCGTGACAGGGAGCCTGGGAGCACAGCTTCCCAAAAGAGCTCCAAAGAGATGGGTGTAGCGGAGCGAAGAGTAGCACCtggaggaaaagaaaaagaaaagagtaaACAAGAGTCCAAGCAGAATAGGCATCATCATGGTCCTCCCACCCTTCACCACCAGCACCAGCACCATCCTCATCACAACCCTCAAGACCTAGAAGAGGACTTCCGGCACAAAGATGACCCCAAGCACCTTAGTTCCTGCCTGCTTAGCACCAAGACCCATAATGGCTCTGATCCAGGGGCCACCACCAGGGGCTCCCTACCCAGTTGTGTGGGGCCGGGGGCCTCTGTTCTGGGGACTGGCAGGCAGACAAGCGGAGAGGGTCACTGTTGCAAGGAGGGGGTCAGTGGAGAGATGCGAATTAGTGAGCAACCCTCAGACTGTCTTCGCCACAGTGCCATGCTGGGACATGTCCACCCTTTGCCCTATTCCATGCCCCCTCCTCTGGGCCTAGGATCTGCCATGGGAGGATCCTGGCTGCACCCAAGCCATCCACACCATCACCATCCTCATCATCCCCACCCTGATCTTTTCTGCCCACCACCCCCTGCTCCACTAACCATGCCCACTGCTCAGGTAAAGAGTCTTGCCAGGGACTCTGAGGTGACAGGGCCTACCTTTGTGCCCTCTGTGGGGCCACAGGGAGACAAAACCAGTGGACCTTTCCAGCTGGGGAACCCTCACTATCGAGGTGTGGGAGGTGGGATGGTTGCGGTTGGGGGCAGTGTGGGGAAAGAAACGAAAACTCCTGAGAGGAGTAGCAGTGGAAGTCGAGCAGCTACCCTACTGCCTCCTCCGAGTACCTGCCAAAGAGAATCTTCCCAGCAGCAACATGCATATGTCAAAGCAGACAAGAGCCCAGACTGGCCCCCAGGCCCCCATTCACGCACAAACGAGGTTCAACACAGTCAGAATCAGCATCCCCACATGGTTCGTTCATGTAGCTTGGACAGCAGTGAGGAATCTGATACCTTCCGTCCCTCTCTGCCACAGGGGACAAAGGGTGGCCACCAAGCTAAGAGTAGCATTTATGCAAGTACTCCACCTTTCCAGGACTGTTCCCACTTAAGTCAGTCAAACAGGGCTTCATCCGAAGGTAAAGGTGCCACAGATGTTGAGTGTACTCTTCAAAGGAAGAGTCAGAGAGTTGCACGGATACGTCATCAGCAGCACAGTAACAGGGCTAGCACTGATGGACAGGGTCCAGAGTTGGAGCCTGGCAACAGCACACAAGACAAAAGGAAGATGAGCATGGAGTCGACATCACAGATATACAGCGGGCATCAGACCGGCACTCATTCCTCCTCGGAGGTGCGAGGACATCCGGCTCGACTGGATGAAGAACTACACAAGGCTTACAACTCTCTGGGGGCTGCTTCCCAGACGTCACATGGGGACCGAGGGCCTCTTCCTCCTCTAACTGCCCCACAGGAGGCCACACTGGGCCCCCAGGGACCTGAAACCAATGCCATGAGAAGTCTGATAAAATATAGCAGCCAGCAACCACAGCTGTTCTCTCAGAAGAGCCCATTTGGTGGCCTAGGCTGCCTCAAGCAGAGGGCAGTTACTGGGGAGAAGAGTGAAAGGAATGagagaaatgacaaaaatggaagTGTTTTGAACTGTACTCTACAGGAGGTGAAGCAGACCCTGCCCCCCAGGAGAGCCTCGTCATCTGGGGAGAATGAGCACTCGGAGCGGGCAGGCAAGGACTCAGGGGAAGTTCAGGGGGAGGGAGAGGTGCGACAGCCCCCTGTAGGGATAGCAGTGGCCGTTGCCAGGCAGAGAGAGCCCCCGTGTCGCCTGCCAGACGGGCATCCCACCCACAGACACCATAGTAGAGTATTGCCCAGCATGAAGG GTGTTGGACGTCCAGTGTACCCGCTGGAGCAGGAGGTGGATGAACACACGAAAAGAGTCTGTGAGGAACAGCTTGGACTGCCTCCATACGACAGAGAGCGAGAACTCCTCCTCAG GGAAAACAAAGACAGAGTTGACTTTGCCAGGATCCACCCCTCCAGTAGTTGCCATGGAGATTTGACCTCACACCTTATTGTGCCAGGCGGTAGCCAATTAGGCACTGAGCCATCTGCTCAAGCCAATCCTGCCCATCATCACTGGATGCCTCGGACAGGAAGTCCCTCCCTCTGGATGGGGCACTCTTATG GTCTCAGTCATGCAGCATTGCACCAGAACTTGACCCCTGGTTTCTCTGCAACTATGCCCAGCTCCTTGCAACCAGTTTTGCCCCTGCCTCAGGACCCCTCTGCTGCCCTGGTGGTATTGCCTACCGAGCCAGCAGCCCACCCTGCTACCCATCACCTTG ATGTAATGGAGCAGCAGGGACTGTGGCCCCCTGTTTACGGAGCCCGAGGGCCTGCCTCACACATGCAGCATCCTGCTGTCTATTCCCGCTCCCAGTTTCTACGGCAACAGGATCTCTATGAGCTGCAGCAACATCAGCACCAGCAGCACCGCGCAGCACAGGCAATGGAGCTGGTGCACAGACACAGTCACTCGCAG AGGAAACCTGAGGATCCCCCCATCGATCTGGTTGAGGAATCGTTTGAGCTCCACAGGTCCAAGCACACTAAGCCTTTCTCCGTTGGCCCCTCCACTAAACTGCCCCCCTCCTCCTCGTCCCCAGGGGGCTGCACTTCTCGCCTTTCGCCCTGCTGTCGCTCGCCCGCCCCACGGTCCAACCTCAAGTGTACACCCTGCATGCCCTGCCCTGAGCCCAGCCCGGCCGTTGCTGCCCCTCGATCCCCAGCACTCAGCCCCCCTCACGCCACCCCCCGCCACCTGCCAAAACCTGTAGAGTCCCAGGACAAGAGGAGTGAGGGCCAGCCACCACAGGACTACCCTCAGTCACTGGAGCCTG ATCTCCCTCCTGGCTACACTTATCCCGCCATCGCCATGGGTTACAAAGGTGGTCCCTCCCCTCAAGAAGTCCAATTGGCTGAGCATGTAGACTTGGAGGCGGAGCAAGCAGAACCTGCTGAACCTGCGCCCCAGCCCCACCTCCTTTCCCCCAAAGGGAAGGAGCCTGAGTGCCATACTGGAGTGGGTTTTCCCTCTAGAACGTCACAGGAAGTAGATGATGTAGAGGATGAGGGTGGAGTAATAGAAGCAGACGGACAGGTGGATGCCACTCTCTCACAAACTTCCCTTTGCCCCATTACTGACTCTACCGTAGTGGACCCCCTTCCAGATGGAGCGACTATGATCCCCAACAGACAGGCGAGTGGAATCGAGAGTCCGGCAACAGCTGAAGACAACAAGAAGAAGGTTGAGGAGCTACAAGACTCAGCTATGATCACCACCCAGGATTATCATTCTGTGGAACCTACTAAGCAGGATCCAGAGAGGACTGCTGAGGATGAGTGCACATCACCCACTGACTCATCCTCACCGCCTTTCTCCCCCTGCCCCGTGCCCTCTGCCCTGGGCAGTCAGTACCCTGGGAGCTGCATTTGGAGCCTGGAGCTGCTCATCGCAGCAGCACTGTGTGCTACTCGAGATGCCTGTATGGTGGTCCCTGTGCCTATGTCTGGGAACACAGTTGCCCCAAATTATGGTATAGAGTTACTGAGTGAACTGGCAGAGCTGGAGCGATGCCAACTGCAGAGGAACAACAGAGAAGAGGACAGAG aggacatgttgacctttgacctccaaaGTTTGGCGACCCTTGCTGCTGCCCGGGCATTAGAACTTGCCCCACCCATACCAATAGACTCAACTCCACCCATTCGCAGAATCCTCAATCTGCGCAGGAAGTGCAAGTGGACGCCACGTCCCGAACCG GTGTGTCCTGTTAAGGGTACCATGGAAACGCTGGACCGGGAGGAGCTAGCGATGCGTGTACGGCTGGCAGAACTGCAGCGGCGTTACAAGGAAAAACAGAGGGAGCTGGCCAAGCTACAGAGGAAACATGACCACCA gaaagaAGAGACCTCACGCAGTCCAGCTCGTCGAGGCCCCGGAAGACCACGGAAGCGCAAATCCATGTTGGCACCCCTTATCCCCACTGATGCCCCTAAAAAAGTCAA GTCGGCTGGAGCGGGGGCGGGGCTGGGCCTGCTTACAGCAGAGGACTTGACTGGAAGCGGAGACAAGCAGAGGAGGATGACCAGTAGCCCCTACCACCATCTAAGTAGCACACAG ATGAAGCCTCACTGTAGACCAAGAGGCAGGCCAAGACTGCTGAGCACAAAGTTTAAACAGAAAGCTTGCTCACAGCTGAAGCAGAAAGCCAAAGCCAATCGTGGATCCAGACTGATGAACTTGTTGTGTCACAGAGAAACCAATACAGCAAGCGCAATTACAGAACATCTGTCCCGAGAGCACAGTGGAAAAGAAGAACACACACATAATAGTAAAACTGGAGAGCACAGTGACACAG CAGGTAGTGGGGCAGCAGTCCACCTGGAATCAGATGGGAAGGGGACTATGATGAGAAGAGGTGCAAGGTCAAAGGCCATCCTAAGCTCCTCACTCCTGCCAACCCGAACTCAGCAGCTGCTATGCAATACAGCAGTGACCGATAGCAAACTAGAAGCTACAAAGAAGGGCATCTCTCCCTCCGACAGCGACACAG AGGAGGAAGATGACGGCATCTATGTCAGCGAGGAAGGGGCAGAGGGCATCAAGAATCCATCATCTAAAGAGCAACTGTCTGGAGTCGGCTGTCCTTCACAGTGCTCCATCATGAAGCTTGAGGCCAATCACAAAGCCAAGAACAAAATGGAAAGTCAAGGATTTG TGTCTATGAATGTGTCTATCAATAAAGAAGAGGTAAAGAGAAGGAAGGCCCCCTGTAGGCTGGCCCTGGTCAGTGCTGACCATTATCACTCAGAACAGGAGGTGGAGAGGAGATTGACTGGCCCCAAGGGCAGAGAGGGGTCAAGGGAGAACACCTTTGATCATATTAGGGTCCTCAAGACCTCACCTACTTCACGAGAAAAGACCACCAGGAAGAGTGCTGTGCTTCTTGGAAAG AGGAAAAGCTGTTGGTTAGAAGCGCTGTCGTCTCAGTATGATAACATCACATGGAGCAGAcgaatcagaaacaagcag CAGGCTAAGGGGCGTGCAGTCAGTCGTTTGCTGGAGAGCTTTGCTGCCGATGAGGGATTCCGGATAGATGACAACACCAGCTTTTCAGAgggagatgaagaagaagaggaggaggaggaaccaGAGCCAATTGGCAGTGCAATACTGA CCCTGCCCAACTGCATTCTCACCAAAGAAATCCTGAGGGATGGGCTGAAAGTGTTAATATCAAAAGAGGACGAGTTACTGTATGCTGCCTATGTACATACTCTGGACCCACCTGATAT ATATAGTGTTGTTGTTGAAGGAGAGCGCAGAAACAAACAGAGGATCTACTCTCTGGAGCAGCTTCTTCAGGAAGCG GTTTTAGATGTACAGCCAGATACGGTGGAAATTCTGACGGCTGGAACAAGAGTGTGTGCTTACTGGAGTGAACGCTCCCGCTGTCTGTATCCTGGATATGTCCGTAAAG GTGGTCCAGGTGAGGAACAGAAGGAGGGCAACATCATGGTAGAGTTTGATGATGGAGACCGGGGATGGATTTCTCTTTCGAATATTCGCCTGCTTCCACCAGGCTACCAAATCCACT GTGCAGAGCCATCACCAGTCCACATGCTCTCACCTAGCTGCCGCAGGAGGAAGACCTCCACTCTAGAGAAGATGACTCAACAGACTGATGTGTCCTCAGAGTGTTCCGCTAACACAGAACCCAGGAAGATTGTTATGAAAGCCAAGTCAG GAAGGCCCAAATCCGTCAATGCACCATCAAAGACCTGTGCATCTGAGAATGTGACTGGAACTGCTTCCCCTCTCCTTTGCTGGCCGGTTGCTGCAATGTCCAGGAGGAAACCCTCCATGGATTTGTTCCAGTTTAATGGGTTAGCAAAGAAAGCACTGAGGGGAAAGGAGTCAGACATGTTTCCCTTACTTAGCTCCACCATGACCACTCCGGCCAAAGGCATATTCAGCACTTCCTTTGAGGTGGACTCCTTCAGTAGCATTGCAAATGGGTGTACTTCCTTCGGAAATCAGCAGTTGGCAACAGGTCTGACTCTTGGACACAAGGGCGTCCCTGGATTACGTTGTAGAAAATCAGGAGACAGGAAGGAATTTCTTGTCAAACTGGACCATGAAGGGGTAACGTCCCCCAAGACTAAGAACGGAAAAGCATTGTTGCTTCTTGGAAACCCAGAGGTACAAAGAGGTGGAAGAATGGAAAAGGGCTTTGGAGCCAAAGGAATAGGGGAACTGACCTCAACAATGGGCTACTCAAAGTCTGTTCTTTTAGTCAAAGATGCCAAAAGGAACAGTTGCCATCTTCGCAAAAGTAAACACCCTCAGGGTCTCAGGCTTAGTGAATATGCAGATTATGGGCCAAACTGCCACAGCGGCTGCCTAAGCTCCTATTCAGATatggatgaagatgaagatgccAGAAGGGCAGCAATGCACACATCGGGACGCTTTCTGTCCCGTCTTTCTATTTCATCGTCATCCTCAGGGTCCTCCAGCGCGTCTAGTTCAGGCTCATTGTCTAGCTCTAGCATATGTTCATCTGATAATGACTCGTCCTACAGTTCGGATGAAGAGGAGGCTTCACGGTTTTTGCTTCACGGTTGCCTTTCTTCTCATCACACATTGcttcaacaacaacagcagcatccTGAACCTCCGACCGCCCCACCACGGCACACTTTCGGAGCCAAAACTTTGACTATCTCTAATTCAAAGACTGCAGTCAGTAGTGCTACAGGAAAACCTCAGAAGAGAAAGGGGATTGCCAACAACTCTTCCTCTATAGTGCAGTCCAAATCTTCCAAAGATTTCCCTAAAAAACAGAAGATACCATCTTCAGAGGGTCCACCCAACTCGTCCTCATTCATGCCAGGAAGGCAGCTGTGGAGGTGGTCTGGGAACCCCACTCAG AGACGGGGTTTGAAAGGAAAAGCCCGGAAGCTCTTCTACAAGGCCATTGTTCGGGGGAAAGACACCGTCCGAGTTGGTGACTGTGCAGTTTTCCTCTCAGCTGGTCGACCCCATCTCCCCTTCATTGGTCGCATTGAGAGTCTTTGGGAATCCTGGTCCAGCAACATGGTAGTCAAAGTTAAGTGGTTTTACCACCCTGAAGAGACTAAACTTGGAAAAAGGCAGCGGGATGGGAAG CATGCCCTGTATCAAAGTTCCCATCAGGATGAAAATGACGTCCAGACCATCTCTCATAAGTGCCAGGTGGTAAGCCGAGCTGAATATGAGCGGCTGAGTCGTATCAGGAAACCCAACAGCAACAGTCAAAATCTTTACTACCTGGCAGGAACCTACGACCCCACCAGCGGCCAGCTGGTGACAGCCGAGGGAGAGTCAATCATCTgttaa